The following proteins are co-located in the Pedobacter sp. FW305-3-2-15-E-R2A2 genome:
- a CDS encoding SusC/RagA family TonB-linked outer membrane protein produces the protein MKKVLLLFSVILLCYSVADAQNKTITGTVTAKEDRQPIPGASIKVEGTTIGTVTSGNGKFSLQAPANSTLLISFIGYTAQKVKVGTENDYQIVLVEDSKNLEEVVVTSFGIQRDKKTLGYGVSKVSSESLTKAPTPDITNALAGKVAGVQISGSGGGFTSSNVTIRGFSSITRSNQPLYVIDGVPIDNGGGANSVNAGVASSSRASDVNPEDIESISVLKGAAATVLYGSRAASGVILITTKKGKQGSRSEVSFTSNTSWGTINRFPDYQNEYAQGSKGIYGKDATPALIYKWDPKSTSWGPRIAGQQVTDILGNTVALQAYPDNVRDILQTQLALDNTINFSGASDKYNYRVSYGNNTQDALVPGNKLYKNTFSGNLGATISDKLKMNTSFSYINNKSNRTQAGNQGANPLWRAIYAPRSYDISGLPVTDATGGQIWYSSSEENPYWSIDHITTSQELNRFFGNLNLKYDFTSWLQADLKVGVDVFNNNFTGFDDKGVRSNGNTASAGAGGIIERQDMTRNLSSYFTLTANKTFGDFNLSGTLGNEILSNYDKTIIATGKSITIPGFANLKNFTTFSAEDRFFKTRLMGFFGDLSVGYKSYLNLNVKARNDFSSTLSKKNRSIFYPAVAVSFVPTEAFPELKGKVLTSAKIRANVGEVGKGANAYDASTVYGTAGAADGFSSTAVNFPFNNMAGYTYANASGNEDILPEFTREIELGTELSFFDNRLSLDFSVYKRDSRNLIFNVPIPPSSGFTSQVKNAGKLSTKGLEFLLSGTPVKTASFSWEAMLNFTTFKSVVKELAPGVALISLGGFTSPNVQAVAGQPYGLIYSNMYQRDAQGRMIIKANGLPQATNEVGAVGNPNPKFTAGLTNTFTYKDFSFSFLLDFKYKGDVLSRTVGDLRINGVAKETAEFDRFNADGTVSTPYLFEGVHADGSPNTTRVSAQDYWGLQGKYVAWEGYVLDATFLKLREATFSYSLPKALLARTKFISRLQLSVYGRNLLTYAPNFPHLDPEQNVLGVGNARGLEFGIQPVARIFGATLRATF, from the coding sequence ATGAAAAAAGTATTACTTCTTTTTTCTGTGATTTTATTGTGCTATTCCGTAGCCGATGCACAGAACAAAACGATTACCGGAACTGTAACTGCCAAGGAAGACAGGCAGCCTATTCCCGGTGCCTCCATCAAGGTAGAAGGTACAACTATTGGCACAGTAACCAGTGGCAATGGTAAATTTAGTCTCCAGGCACCCGCAAATTCAACGCTTCTCATTAGTTTTATCGGTTACACGGCCCAAAAGGTAAAGGTCGGTACAGAAAATGATTACCAGATCGTTCTGGTAGAAGATTCCAAAAATCTGGAAGAGGTGGTAGTCACCTCATTTGGAATTCAACGGGACAAGAAAACCCTGGGTTATGGCGTCAGTAAGGTCAGTTCGGAAAGTCTGACTAAAGCCCCGACGCCAGATATTACCAATGCACTGGCAGGTAAAGTGGCAGGGGTGCAGATTTCGGGATCCGGTGGAGGATTTACGAGTTCCAACGTCACCATCCGGGGCTTTTCCAGTATCACCAGAAGCAACCAACCTTTATATGTGATTGATGGTGTTCCAATCGATAATGGTGGTGGCGCGAATTCGGTGAACGCTGGTGTGGCGAGTTCCAGCAGGGCTTCAGATGTGAATCCGGAAGATATCGAAAGTATAAGCGTATTGAAAGGAGCAGCAGCAACGGTGCTGTATGGTTCCAGAGCGGCTTCAGGTGTAATCCTCATCACCACTAAAAAAGGAAAACAGGGCAGCAGGAGTGAGGTTTCTTTTACCTCTAATACTTCCTGGGGTACGATCAACAGGTTTCCTGACTATCAGAACGAATATGCACAGGGATCGAAAGGGATTTATGGAAAGGATGCCACACCAGCGCTGATTTATAAATGGGACCCTAAATCCACTTCCTGGGGACCAAGGATTGCCGGGCAGCAGGTGACCGATATCCTCGGAAATACCGTGGCCTTACAGGCCTATCCGGACAATGTCAGAGATATCCTCCAGACACAGCTCGCGCTCGACAATACCATTAACTTTTCCGGAGCCAGCGACAAGTATAATTACCGGGTTTCTTATGGCAACAATACTCAGGATGCACTTGTTCCGGGAAATAAACTTTATAAAAATACCTTCAGTGGAAATCTCGGTGCAACCATCTCCGATAAACTGAAGATGAACACTTCTTTTTCTTATATCAATAATAAATCGAACCGGACGCAGGCTGGAAATCAGGGAGCGAATCCATTGTGGCGTGCCATTTATGCGCCCCGCAGTTATGACATTTCCGGTTTACCGGTAACCGATGCTACGGGTGGACAGATCTGGTATTCCAGTTCGGAAGAAAATCCCTACTGGTCGATAGACCACATCACGACCAGCCAGGAGCTGAACCGCTTTTTCGGAAACCTGAACCTTAAATATGATTTTACCAGCTGGTTACAGGCAGATTTAAAGGTAGGCGTCGATGTATTCAACAATAATTTCACGGGATTTGACGACAAAGGAGTGAGGAGTAATGGAAATACAGCTTCTGCAGGAGCCGGTGGGATCATTGAACGTCAGGACATGACAAGAAACCTCAGCAGCTATTTTACCTTAACGGCAAACAAGACCTTTGGTGATTTTAACCTTTCGGGAACCCTGGGAAATGAGATCCTTTCCAATTATGACAAAACAATCATCGCTACGGGAAAGAGCATTACCATTCCCGGATTTGCCAATCTTAAAAACTTCACCACTTTTAGTGCGGAAGACCGTTTTTTCAAGACCAGGTTAATGGGCTTCTTCGGCGATCTTTCTGTGGGTTATAAATCCTACCTGAACCTGAATGTGAAGGCCCGTAATGACTTCTCGTCTACCTTAAGCAAAAAGAACAGGTCCATTTTTTATCCGGCCGTAGCGGTCAGTTTTGTGCCTACAGAGGCCTTTCCGGAATTAAAAGGAAAAGTCCTGACTTCTGCCAAGATCCGGGCGAATGTTGGGGAGGTGGGAAAAGGCGCAAATGCATATGATGCCTCAACGGTATATGGTACTGCCGGAGCAGCGGATGGATTTAGCTCTACCGCGGTAAATTTCCCTTTTAACAACATGGCGGGATATACCTATGCAAACGCTTCCGGAAATGAAGATATCCTTCCTGAATTTACCAGGGAAATAGAGTTGGGAACAGAGCTGAGCTTTTTCGACAACCGGTTGTCATTGGATTTCTCGGTTTATAAAAGAGATTCCAGAAACCTGATCTTCAATGTGCCTATACCCCCAAGTTCTGGCTTTACCAGTCAGGTTAAAAATGCTGGAAAGCTGTCTACAAAAGGGTTGGAATTCCTGCTAAGTGGGACACCGGTAAAGACCGCAAGTTTTAGCTGGGAGGCCATGCTGAATTTTACCACTTTCAAATCTGTGGTTAAGGAGCTCGCCCCGGGTGTTGCCCTGATCTCTCTGGGAGGTTTTACTTCGCCAAATGTTCAGGCGGTGGCCGGACAACCTTATGGTTTGATCTATTCGAATATGTACCAGCGGGATGCACAGGGCCGCATGATCATTAAAGCCAATGGCTTGCCACAGGCAACAAATGAAGTTGGCGCAGTAGGAAATCCCAACCCTAAATTTACTGCGGGATTAACCAACACCTTCACTTATAAGGATTTTAGCTTCTCCTTCCTGCTCGACTTCAAATACAAAGGGGATGTGCTTTCCAGAACGGTAGGCGATTTAAGAATCAATGGTGTAGCTAAGGAAACTGCCGAATTTGATCGCTTTAATGCGGATGGAACGGTTTCTACACCTTATCTGTTTGAAGGGGTACATGCAGATGGAAGCCCGAATACCACCCGAGTTTCTGCGCAGGATTACTGGGGTTTACAGGGAAAATATGTGGCATGGGAAGGTTATGTGCTCGATGCAACTTTCCTCAAATTGAGAGAAGCGACTTTCAGTTATTCTCTTCCTAAGGCATTACTGGCCAGAACCAAATTCATCAGCCGTTTACAACTGTCTGTTTACGGACGGAACCTGCTCACTTATGCGCCTAATTTCCCACACCTTGATCCGGAACAAAACGTATTGGGAGTTGGAAATGCGAGAGGCCTGGAGTTTGGGATCCAGCCGGTAGCCAGAATTTTTGGGGCCACCTTAAGGGCTACATTTTAA
- a CDS encoding AcvB/VirJ family lysyl-phosphatidylglycerol hydrolase, giving the protein MGHWKIGIVLVIAFLFSGCGIFLRNRKINHSGLERYDYDLPIILYPSAEPASKKLIFILSGDGGWLDFEDELARQFSEKGFHTVGFNSRNYFWIQRTPQQLSKDILLLLRTYRRKYKASEIYLCGYSFGADVVPFIYNRLPFPAKRRVMSLQLLSPFASSAFKVHTADLLNLAGDDKAYKVIPEVEKINIPIFCYYGMDENPKPLNELKLKNFKITLLPGDHHYEFPASQTIVSECGKSLR; this is encoded by the coding sequence ATGGGGCACTGGAAAATTGGTATCGTTTTGGTTATAGCGTTTTTATTTTCCGGTTGCGGGATATTTCTCCGGAATAGAAAAATAAACCATTCCGGACTCGAGCGATATGACTACGATCTCCCCATCATCCTATACCCTTCTGCCGAGCCTGCGTCAAAAAAACTGATCTTTATTCTTTCCGGCGACGGAGGCTGGCTGGACTTCGAAGATGAGCTGGCCCGGCAATTTTCAGAAAAGGGTTTTCATACAGTGGGGTTCAATTCCAGAAACTACTTCTGGATACAAAGAACACCCCAGCAACTCAGTAAAGACATCCTGCTCTTGCTAAGAACGTATAGAAGAAAATATAAAGCATCAGAAATCTACCTCTGCGGTTATTCCTTCGGCGCTGATGTCGTCCCCTTTATATATAACCGCCTTCCTTTCCCTGCGAAAAGAAGGGTCATGTCCCTGCAACTGCTCTCCCCCTTTGCCAGCAGCGCCTTTAAAGTCCATACCGCAGACCTCCTCAATCTCGCCGGAGACGATAAGGCATACAAGGTGATCCCCGAAGTGGAAAAGATCAATATTCCCATCTTTTGTTATTACGGAATGGATGAAAACCCTAAACCACTAAATGAACTGAAGCTTAAAAATTTTAAAATTACGCTCCTTCCCGGCGACCATCATTATGAATTCCCTGCCAGTCAAACAATTGTGTCAGAATGTGGGAAATCATTGCGATAA
- a CDS encoding AraC family transcriptional regulator: MKVLQFTVPVANEYSIVVQEDILPYFYNYLHRHKEVQITLIIKGEGTLIAGNYTQPCKPGDIYFIGSDQPHLFRSNASHFGESYRNNIHAIHIFFDHKHNLASLLELPELEPVKRFIEGTVFGLQVPSSHVLQVSGMVKEVRDSEGLDRLLNLIKLLQSCASHIKEWKSLSTGFSNHSFTDSEGLRMNDVYQYTIDHYSEDISLNKIASIACITPHAFCKYFKRHTRKTYLSFLHEIRVNEACKKIISGDFDCISSVAYTTGFNSIITFNRVFKKITSMAPKDYIKKYKFKSEEVPINKAIGSLFVSFYMLINNDLLSLMYLL; the protein is encoded by the coding sequence ATGAAAGTACTTCAATTCACCGTTCCCGTTGCAAATGAATACTCAATCGTAGTACAGGAGGATATATTGCCTTATTTTTACAACTACCTGCATCGCCATAAAGAAGTACAGATTACATTAATTATAAAAGGGGAAGGAACATTGATTGCAGGAAATTATACACAACCCTGTAAGCCCGGCGACATCTATTTTATAGGCAGTGACCAGCCCCATCTTTTCCGTTCCAATGCCAGTCATTTTGGAGAAAGCTACCGCAATAACATTCATGCCATTCATATCTTTTTTGACCATAAACATAACCTGGCCAGTTTGCTGGAACTTCCGGAGCTGGAACCTGTTAAAAGATTTATAGAGGGGACGGTATTTGGTTTACAGGTGCCTTCGTCGCATGTTTTGCAGGTTTCAGGAATGGTGAAGGAGGTCAGAGACTCAGAAGGACTGGACCGTTTGCTGAACCTGATTAAATTGCTGCAGTCCTGTGCCAGCCATATCAAAGAATGGAAATCCCTGTCTACCGGGTTTTCTAACCACTCTTTTACAGATTCAGAGGGATTGCGGATGAATGATGTATACCAATATACGATTGACCATTATTCCGAAGACATCTCCCTCAATAAGATTGCTTCCATAGCCTGCATTACACCCCATGCATTTTGCAAGTATTTTAAACGACATACCAGAAAAACCTATTTGTCTTTCTTACATGAGATCCGGGTAAATGAAGCTTGTAAAAAGATCATTAGCGGCGATTTTGACTGCATTTCTTCCGTGGCCTATACCACCGGGTTTAACAGCATCATCACTTTTAACCGGGTCTTTAAGAAGATCACTTCTATGGCCCCAAAAGATTACATCAAAAAATATAAGTTTAAAAGTGAGGAAGTGCCGATTAACAAAGCGATAGGTTCTCTGTTCGTCTCTTTTTATATGCTCATCAATAATGATTTGCTCTCTTTGATGTATCTGCTGTAG
- a CDS encoding DUF1508 domain-containing protein — protein sequence MAKFQIIKDFDNKYHFNLKLKSGEIVLRSSDRTTAKIACEKQIDLVKANSKFAHRFSRQSDEQGSYFILKDADNQVLGRSGYYTYWLDMERSIAAIRSYTHDAELEDLSSLTVKESDLDLVAE from the coding sequence ATGGCAAAATTTCAGATTATAAAAGACTTTGACAACAAGTACCATTTTAACCTAAAGTTGAAATCGGGCGAGATCGTATTGCGGAGTTCGGATCGTACGACTGCAAAAATCGCTTGCGAAAAGCAAATTGACCTGGTTAAGGCAAATTCAAAATTCGCACACCGTTTCAGCCGTCAGTCAGACGAACAGGGTTCTTATTTTATTTTGAAGGATGCGGATAACCAGGTGCTGGGGCGTAGCGGTTATTATACGTATTGGTTGGATATGGAACGTAGCATTGCTGCAATTAGAAGCTATACCCACGATGCAGAGCTGGAAGACTTAAGCAGTCTGACAGTAAAAGAGTCCGATCTGGATCTTGTAGCAGAATAA
- a CDS encoding AAA family ATPase, which translates to MSTVDPSTEIFDKVISFIEYTNQSIFLTGKAGTGKTTLLRKIKETTAKKTVIVAPTGVAAMNAKGVTINSLFQLPPGSFFPGDVNLANLKAGVVSIKTLLTELNYSRERKSLLTELELMIIDEVSMVRCDVIDAVDAILRMVRKNDAPFGGVQLLLIGDLFQLPPVTKREDWDLLSKVYPSPYFFEATVVKQHPLLQVELKKVFRQTEPEFVDILNDIRNNQIGDARLAILNQRFDPDFKQVEGSNHIIITSHNAEANAVNNEKLDELEGQDYIFEGQVDGTLNIQTLPVEQSLRLKIGAQVMFIKNDTGENRKFYNGKIGKVKSIAGEEIYISFPDEEDLLLERASWQSFEYKANENQAIVQQQVGEFYQFPIKLAWAVTIHKSQGLTFDSAIIDAGNSFVSGQVYVALSRVRTLNGLILRSKINKESLRSNIEVLNYMNTGNEDALSELLSSSQEKYIIYLFSNVFSFQEVIESLNTVTSDHEIMKSNDAELRSMIGNLNRSEEALQDLSLRFQSQLRQLQKDSGLRDHKAIHARIEAAFNYFAKEISLQVINPLNKLIRSKPKSKSDQQLVRLFQQHRLSADNKLYKMRTATEIAAEASNWEDPHLLMKKLNELLKKKMSTPTAAQNATTIQLF; encoded by the coding sequence ATGAGCACTGTGGACCCTTCTACTGAAATTTTTGATAAAGTCATATCTTTTATTGAATATACCAATCAAAGCATCTTTCTGACCGGAAAAGCCGGAACAGGAAAGACGACTTTACTCAGAAAAATCAAAGAAACGACTGCAAAGAAGACCGTTATCGTTGCCCCGACAGGAGTAGCAGCGATGAATGCCAAAGGCGTAACGATCAACTCACTGTTCCAGCTTCCTCCAGGTTCCTTTTTCCCGGGGGATGTCAACCTTGCGAACTTAAAGGCCGGAGTGGTCTCGATCAAAACCCTGCTCACCGAACTCAATTATTCCAGAGAAAGAAAAAGCCTGCTGACAGAACTGGAACTGATGATCATCGATGAGGTATCCATGGTCCGCTGTGACGTGATTGATGCAGTAGATGCCATCCTGAGGATGGTTAGAAAAAATGATGCGCCTTTTGGCGGCGTGCAACTCCTGCTGATTGGCGATTTATTCCAGCTGCCTCCGGTAACCAAAAGAGAAGACTGGGACCTATTGAGTAAAGTATACCCCTCCCCTTATTTCTTCGAAGCCACTGTAGTGAAACAACACCCTTTGCTGCAGGTCGAACTTAAAAAGGTCTTCCGGCAAACAGAACCTGAATTTGTAGACATTCTGAACGACATCAGGAACAACCAGATCGGTGATGCGAGACTGGCCATCCTGAACCAGCGCTTTGATCCTGATTTTAAACAGGTAGAAGGATCCAACCACATTATCATTACTTCTCATAATGCGGAAGCCAATGCGGTGAACAATGAGAAACTGGATGAGCTGGAAGGACAGGATTATATTTTTGAAGGACAGGTAGACGGAACACTCAATATTCAAACCCTTCCCGTAGAACAGTCCCTGCGACTAAAAATAGGTGCTCAGGTGATGTTCATTAAAAACGATACGGGAGAAAACAGAAAGTTCTATAATGGGAAGATTGGAAAAGTGAAATCTATCGCGGGCGAAGAGATCTACATTTCTTTTCCTGACGAAGAAGACCTGCTCTTGGAAAGGGCTTCCTGGCAATCATTTGAATACAAGGCCAATGAAAATCAGGCCATCGTTCAACAGCAGGTAGGTGAATTTTACCAGTTCCCGATTAAGCTGGCCTGGGCAGTAACGATCCATAAAAGTCAGGGTTTAACCTTTGACAGCGCCATCATCGATGCCGGAAACTCTTTTGTTTCGGGACAGGTTTATGTCGCTTTAAGCAGGGTACGTACCCTAAACGGACTCATCCTCCGTTCCAAAATCAATAAAGAAAGCCTGCGTTCTAACATTGAAGTACTGAACTACATGAATACAGGCAATGAAGACGCACTGAGCGAATTGCTGTCTTCCTCACAAGAAAAGTATATCATTTATTTATTCAGTAATGTGTTCTCTTTTCAGGAAGTCATCGAGTCTTTGAATACGGTGACCTCAGACCATGAAATCATGAAGTCTAACGACGCTGAACTCAGGTCAATGATCGGGAACCTCAACAGGTCTGAAGAAGCGCTCCAGGACCTTTCTTTACGCTTCCAGTCTCAACTTCGTCAATTGCAGAAAGACAGCGGCTTAAGAGACCATAAAGCCATTCATGCGAGAATTGAAGCCGCCTTCAATTACTTTGCAAAAGAGATCAGTCTGCAGGTCATCAATCCCCTGAATAAACTGATCCGCAGCAAACCCAAGAGTAAATCCGATCAGCAACTGGTCCGCTTGTTCCAGCAGCATCGTTTATCAGCGGACAACAAACTGTATAAAATGCGTACTGCGACAGAAATTGCTGCAGAAGCCAGCAATTGGGAAGATCCGCATTTGCTGATGAAAAAACTGAATGAACTGCTGAAAAAGAAAATGAGTACACCCACAGCTGCTCAAAATGCAACTACGATCCAGTTATTCTAA
- a CDS encoding Crp/Fnr family transcriptional regulator, which yields MSLSGIFPIDQWNFKSQSILKSIPSEDHDRLCVNMTVESYNKGDVIFKEGAVPSGIFYIQKGIVKKYKVDRDGREQIIYVAGSTELIGYHAILAEDRYPDSATAIEDCIIAFIPKEDFLEVLHNSVILSQRLLKNMSHEYAVLTNNIAVFTQRTARERVAITLIVLREKYKNEEGSEDTINISRSDLSNMAGIAKENLVRILKEFKTLGILYTEGRKIMITDIRMLAEISSYSNKSLKLR from the coding sequence ATGAGCCTATCCGGAATTTTTCCAATTGATCAATGGAACTTTAAATCACAATCTATCCTGAAAAGTATCCCCTCAGAAGACCATGACCGTCTTTGTGTCAATATGACGGTAGAAAGTTATAATAAGGGCGATGTGATCTTTAAAGAAGGCGCCGTTCCTTCGGGGATATTTTACATTCAAAAAGGGATTGTAAAAAAGTATAAAGTAGACCGTGATGGCAGGGAACAGATCATTTATGTAGCGGGTAGTACCGAGCTGATTGGATATCACGCCATCCTCGCTGAAGACCGTTATCCGGATTCTGCTACAGCCATAGAAGACTGCATCATCGCCTTTATCCCAAAAGAAGATTTTCTGGAAGTACTGCACAATTCCGTGATCCTGTCTCAGCGCTTATTAAAGAACATGAGCCATGAATATGCCGTTTTAACGAATAACATCGCTGTGTTTACGCAAAGAACAGCCCGGGAAAGGGTGGCCATCACCCTGATCGTACTGAGGGAAAAATACAAGAATGAGGAAGGCAGTGAAGACACGATTAACATCTCCAGAAGTGACCTTTCCAATATGGCAGGGATCGCCAAAGAGAACCTGGTCCGGATTTTAAAGGAGTTTAAAACACTGGGCATCCTGTATACCGAAGGCCGGAAGATCATGATTACAGACATCAGAATGCTGGCTGAAATCTCGAGTTACAGCAATAAAAGTCTTAAACTTCGTTAA
- the dnaA gene encoding chromosomal replication initiator protein DnaA, producing MQNTCTQVWNNCLQIIKDNIPAQSYKTWFEPISALKLDGSVLTVQVPSLFFYEWLEEHYVALLRKTVKQQLGTEGRLEYNIVVDKSTNGALPYTTNMPSNGSMSSTNRKQSMPVPVNVNRDIKNPFVIPGLKKMNVDPQLNSNYTFDTFVEGDCNRLARSAGHAVAAKPGATSFNPLMIYGASGLGKTHLAQAIGNEIRQNLPDKLVIYLSCEKFCQQFVESLKNNTINDFVNFYQAMDVIIMDDIHNFAGKEKTQDIFFHIFNHLHQSGKQIIITSDKSPKDLTGLEERLLSRFKWGLSADLQIPELETRIAILRKKMYADGIDLPDEVVEYVANNIDNNVRELEGAMVSLLAQSTMNKKEIDLQLAKSMLKNFIKNTSKEVSMDYIQKLVCDYFEVPVHLLKAPTRKREIVQARQISMYLSKGMTKSSLKTIGAFFGGRDHSTVIYACQTVEDLIQTDKTFRAYVNDIEKKLKMS from the coding sequence ATGCAAAACACTTGTACTCAAGTATGGAATAACTGTCTCCAAATCATAAAGGATAATATCCCGGCCCAGAGTTACAAGACCTGGTTCGAACCGATATCTGCCCTTAAACTGGATGGAAGCGTTTTAACTGTACAGGTACCTAGTTTATTCTTTTATGAATGGCTTGAGGAGCACTATGTAGCGTTATTGCGCAAAACCGTTAAGCAGCAGCTTGGCACAGAAGGAAGACTGGAGTATAATATTGTGGTGGATAAGTCTACCAATGGGGCTTTACCGTACACCACTAATATGCCATCAAACGGAAGCATGTCTTCCACGAACAGGAAGCAGTCAATGCCTGTTCCGGTAAATGTAAACAGAGATATTAAGAACCCATTTGTGATTCCGGGATTGAAGAAGATGAATGTAGACCCACAACTGAATTCGAACTATACCTTTGATACTTTTGTTGAGGGTGACTGTAACCGCCTTGCCCGTTCGGCAGGACATGCGGTAGCCGCAAAACCAGGAGCCACCTCCTTTAACCCGCTAATGATCTATGGAGCTTCAGGTCTTGGCAAAACTCACCTTGCACAGGCGATCGGAAATGAGATCCGACAGAACCTACCTGATAAGCTGGTGATCTACCTTTCCTGCGAGAAGTTCTGTCAGCAGTTTGTGGAATCATTGAAAAACAATACGATCAATGATTTCGTGAATTTCTACCAGGCTATGGACGTCATCATCATGGATGATATTCACAACTTCGCCGGTAAAGAAAAAACACAGGATATTTTCTTCCACATCTTTAACCATTTACACCAATCAGGCAAGCAGATTATCATTACTTCAGATAAGTCGCCGAAAGACCTTACCGGTCTGGAAGAGCGTTTGCTGAGCCGTTTCAAATGGGGACTTTCTGCGGATCTTCAGATCCCTGAACTGGAAACAAGAATTGCGATCCTTAGAAAGAAAATGTATGCTGACGGAATCGACCTTCCTGATGAGGTGGTGGAATACGTAGCAAACAACATTGACAACAACGTTCGTGAGCTGGAAGGTGCAATGGTTTCCCTATTGGCACAATCCACAATGAACAAAAAAGAAATTGATTTGCAACTGGCTAAATCAATGCTGAAGAACTTCATTAAAAACACAAGTAAAGAAGTTTCTATGGATTATATCCAGAAACTGGTTTGTGATTACTTCGAGGTTCCGGTACACTTATTAAAAGCGCCTACCCGTAAAAGGGAAATCGTTCAGGCCCGCCAGATCTCGATGTATTTGTCGAAAGGGATGACCAAATCTTCCTTGAAAACGATCGGTGCATTCTTTGGGGGTAGAGATCACTCTACAGTGATTTATGCTTGTCAGACGGTAGAAGATCTGATCCAGACAGATAAGACGTTCAGAGCTTATGTAAATGACATTGAGAAGAAACTGAAAATGAGTTAG
- a CDS encoding uracil-DNA glycosylase family protein, translating into MSTFAERIISFNESLEFTGTLPEGIRIMNPFKESPVALQSSSTFYRKYYDDELPRHLILGINPGRFGSGLTGISFTDPKRLVANCQIDFPGPMTHEPSSEYIYDMIKAFGGVEEFYQQFYIHSICPLGFTIMGENGKETNYNYYDNKALQQAVYPFIVKNIQTQIAMGFETDVCFCFGTGKNEAFFRKLNEEHQFFKKIVALEHPRYIMQYKSKLKQEYIEKYLQAFREL; encoded by the coding sequence ATGTCTACATTTGCCGAAAGGATCATCTCATTTAATGAAAGTCTGGAGTTTACCGGAACTTTGCCTGAGGGAATCAGAATCATGAACCCCTTTAAAGAAAGCCCTGTTGCCTTACAATCTTCTTCCACATTTTACCGTAAGTATTACGATGATGAGTTACCCAGGCATCTTATTCTGGGGATTAATCCCGGACGTTTTGGTTCAGGGCTCACCGGGATTTCCTTTACCGATCCTAAGCGGCTGGTGGCCAATTGTCAGATTGATTTTCCAGGACCGATGACCCATGAGCCTTCTTCCGAGTACATTTATGACATGATCAAAGCTTTTGGTGGGGTAGAGGAGTTCTATCAGCAATTCTATATTCATTCCATCTGCCCTTTAGGCTTTACCATTATGGGAGAGAATGGTAAGGAGACCAATTACAACTATTACGACAACAAGGCTTTGCAACAGGCAGTCTATCCTTTTATCGTGAAGAACATTCAGACGCAAATTGCGATGGGCTTTGAAACGGATGTTTGCTTTTGTTTTGGAACGGGAAAAAATGAAGCCTTTTTCAGAAAGCTAAATGAGGAGCATCAGTTTTTTAAGAAAATTGTTGCCCTGGAGCATCCACGATACATCATGCAGTATAAATCTAAGCTGAAACAGGAGTATATTGAAAAATATCTTCAGGCTTTCAGGGAGCTTTAA